Proteins from a single region of Flavobacterium sp. K5-23:
- a CDS encoding sugar phosphate nucleotidyltransferase, translating into MKIIVPMAGRGSRLRPHTLTVPKPLIPVAGKPIVHRLVEDIAKILKEPIEEIAFILGDEAFFGEDLVKSLEELAQSLGAKASIYRQDLPLGTGHAIMCAKDSLSGPAVIAYADTLIRADFELDPAADAVIWVKQVDEPEAFGVVKLNERNEIVELVEKPMDFVSDLAVIGIYYFKEVGDLKKELQNVLDNNIKNGGEYQINDGIKAMMANGKIFKTGSVDEWMDCGNKNVTVETNSRMLGFLYNDGKHLVDFGVQSENATIIPPCYIGENVVLKNATVGPNVSLGNGCVVENSTIKNSLIQNNSTIKNANLDNAMIGNHVTFDGNFKNISIGDYSILE; encoded by the coding sequence ATGAAAATAATAGTTCCTATGGCTGGACGTGGTTCACGTCTTCGCCCTCATACATTGACTGTTCCTAAACCATTAATTCCAGTAGCAGGAAAACCCATCGTTCATAGATTAGTGGAAGATATCGCCAAAATATTAAAAGAACCTATCGAAGAGATTGCTTTTATCCTTGGTGACGAAGCATTTTTTGGAGAGGATTTGGTTAAGAGTCTAGAAGAACTAGCTCAAAGTTTAGGGGCAAAAGCTTCTATTTACCGTCAAGATTTACCTCTAGGAACTGGTCACGCAATTATGTGTGCCAAAGACTCCTTGTCAGGACCAGCTGTAATTGCTTATGCGGATACGCTTATTAGGGCCGATTTTGAATTAGATCCTGCTGCCGATGCGGTTATTTGGGTGAAACAAGTGGATGAACCGGAAGCCTTTGGTGTTGTGAAGTTAAATGAAAGAAACGAAATTGTTGAATTGGTTGAAAAACCAATGGACTTTGTAAGCGATTTAGCGGTTATCGGAATTTATTATTTCAAAGAAGTTGGTGATTTGAAAAAAGAACTTCAAAATGTTTTGGACAACAATATTAAGAATGGTGGCGAATACCAAATTAATGATGGTATCAAAGCGATGATGGCTAACGGTAAAATATTCAAAACGGGTAGTGTAGACGAATGGATGGATTGCGGTAACAAGAACGTTACCGTGGAAACCAATTCTAGGATGCTTGGTTTTTTGTATAATGACGGGAAACATTTGGTTGACTTTGGAGTACAGTCTGAAAACGCTACGATTATTCCTCCTTGTTACATTGGTGAAAACGTAGTTTTGAAAAACGCTACTGTAGGGCCTAATGTTTCACTGGGAAATGGTTGTGTTGTTGAAAACTCCACTATAAAAAACAGCTTGATTCAAAATAATTCGACGATAAAAAACGCCAATCTAGACAATGCCATGATAGGGAATCATGTTACTTTTGATGGTAATTTTAAAAACATTAGCATTGGAGATTATTCGATTTTAGAATAA
- the dut gene encoding dUTP diphosphatase gives MNINIINKSQHVLPNYETIASAGMDLRANLTESITLQPLERALVKTGLFIELPIGYEAQVRPRSGLAFKNGITVLNSPGTVDADYRGEIGVILVNLSNQAFVIQNGERIAQLIIAKHERADWTEVEELSETSRGEGGFGSTGVK, from the coding sequence ATGAACATAAACATTATCAATAAATCTCAGCATGTATTGCCTAACTATGAAACCATAGCATCAGCAGGAATGGATTTAAGAGCTAATTTAACGGAATCAATAACATTACAGCCTTTAGAGCGAGCTTTAGTTAAAACCGGCCTTTTTATTGAGTTACCTATAGGGTACGAAGCACAGGTAAGACCTAGAAGCGGATTGGCATTTAAAAACGGAATTACAGTTTTAAATAGTCCTGGCACGGTTGATGCTGATTATAGAGGCGAAATAGGAGTAATTTTAGTAAATTTATCAAATCAAGCTTTCGTAATTCAAAACGGGGAACGTATCGCTCAACTTATCATTGCAAAACACGAACGCGCTGACTGGACTGAAGTAGAAGAATTATCTGAAACTTCAAGAGGTGAAGGCGGTTTTGGGAGTACTGGAGTAAAATAG